Genomic segment of Deltaproteobacteria bacterium:
GCCCGGGCCGGCATCGGCCTCGTGCCCGAGGGGCGGCAGGTATTTCCCAACCTGACGGTGCGGGAGAACCTGGAGGTGGCCGCGGGATACGGATCCGCTTCCCAGAGCCCCGGCGCGGACTTGTGGACCGTGACACGCATCTACGAGATGTTCCCGGCGCTGGAGGCGCGCAAGGACCTGTACGGCCGCGCCTTGTCGGGCGGCGAGCAGCAGATGCTCGCCATCGGCCGCGCGCTCATGACCGACGCCCGCCTGATCCTGCTGGACGAAGCCACCGAGGGTCTGGCGCCGCTCGTATGCGCCGAGATCTGGCGCTGCCTGGAACGGCTCAAGGCCGTGGGGCAGGCCATCCTCCTCATCGACAGCAATCACGGGGCGCTCATGCAGCTCGCCGACCGCCACTACATCATGGAAAAGGGCCGCATCACCTGGACCGGCGACTCCGCCGCCCTGGCCGCGGCCGAGGACGTGCGGCAACGGTACCTGGGGGTCTAGCATCCTGCGTCACCAGGAAAACTCGCTTGTCACCTCACGGTCATTGTAGTAATTTCGGGCCAATGGAACCCTATATCCGATCCACCGACATCACGCTGA
This window contains:
- a CDS encoding ABC transporter ATP-binding protein; its protein translation is GKTTTVRSIMGLVRPRAGKIRFQGVEIQGKPSHLVARAGIGLVPEGRQVFPNLTVRENLEVAAGYGSASQSPGADLWTVTRIYEMFPALEARKDLYGRALSGGEQQMLAIGRALMTDARLILLDEATEGLAPLVCAEIWRCLERLKAVGQAILLIDSNHGALMQLADRHYIMEKGRITWTGDSAALAAAEDVRQRYLGV